The following are from one region of the Lacinutrix sp. Bg11-31 genome:
- a CDS encoding NAD(P)/FAD-dependent oxidoreductase, with amino-acid sequence MNIPESKLPRIVIVGGGFAGVSMAKSLANKNVQVVLIDKRNYHTFQPLLYQVSSAGLEPDSIAYPLRKIIKNHKHTYFRLTEVEQIDADKKEIHTDIGSLTFDYLILATGTKTNYFGNKAIQAHSMPMKKVPQALNIRSLILQNFESAAVSNNKTDREALLNFVIVGGGPTGVELAGAIAELKNHILPRDYKDIDANRMQIHLLEGNARVLPPMSEHASKKAEQFLQELGVKVHCNTFVKDYDGKTVTTNSDLVLQSETLIWAAGVTGRPVKGLDAKVVMKHSNRYKVNRYNQVEGYDSIFALGDIALMETEAFPKGHPQVAQPAIQQGKLLGKNILKLIDKKPLKAFTYNDKGSMATVGRNKAVVDLKHYKFAGFFAWFVWMFVHLMSLVGFRNRVIVFFNWSYNYINFDKAARLIIRPYHKSKK; translated from the coding sequence ATGAATATTCCAGAATCTAAATTACCAAGAATCGTTATTGTTGGTGGTGGTTTTGCAGGTGTAAGTATGGCTAAATCTTTAGCAAACAAAAATGTACAAGTAGTATTAATAGACAAACGGAATTACCACACCTTTCAACCCTTATTATATCAAGTGTCTTCGGCAGGATTAGAACCAGATTCTATAGCTTATCCACTTAGAAAAATTATAAAAAACCATAAGCATACCTATTTCCGCTTAACAGAAGTAGAGCAAATAGATGCCGATAAAAAGGAAATCCATACAGATATTGGTAGTCTTACATTCGATTATTTAATATTAGCTACAGGAACCAAAACAAATTACTTTGGTAATAAAGCTATTCAAGCGCATAGTATGCCAATGAAAAAAGTGCCACAAGCACTTAATATTCGTAGTTTAATACTTCAAAATTTTGAAAGTGCAGCAGTAAGTAATAATAAAACCGATCGCGAAGCATTACTAAATTTTGTGATAGTTGGAGGTGGACCAACAGGAGTAGAGCTTGCAGGAGCAATTGCAGAACTTAAAAACCACATTTTACCAAGAGATTATAAAGATATTGATGCCAATAGAATGCAAATACATTTGCTGGAAGGTAATGCAAGAGTGTTACCACCAATGAGTGAACATGCTTCAAAAAAAGCAGAACAGTTTCTGCAAGAATTAGGCGTAAAAGTACATTGTAACACGTTTGTAAAAGATTACGATGGCAAAACGGTAACCACAAATTCAGATTTAGTTTTACAGTCCGAAACCTTAATTTGGGCAGCAGGAGTAACAGGACGACCAGTAAAAGGTCTTGATGCAAAAGTGGTAATGAAACATTCTAACCGTTATAAAGTAAATAGATATAACCAAGTAGAAGGTTACGATTCTATTTTCGCACTTGGCGATATTGCATTAATGGAAACCGAAGCTTTCCCAAAAGGACATCCACAAGTAGCACAACCAGCAATACAACAAGGAAAACTATTAGGTAAAAACATACTAAAGCTTATAGATAAAAAACCACTTAAAGCGTTTACCTATAACGATAAAGGTTCTATGGCTACAGTTGGTAGAAATAAAGCTGTTGTAGATTTAAAGCATTATAAATTTGCAGGCTTTTTTGCTTGGTTTGTTTGGATGTTTGTACACTTAATGTCACTTGTAGGTTTTAGAAACAGAGTGATTGTGTTTTTTAATTGGAGTTACAATTATATTAATTTCGATAAAGCAGCCAGACTTATTATTAGACCTTATCATAAATCTAAAAAGTAA
- a CDS encoding TonB-dependent receptor produces the protein MKSLIAILITLISFQFSAQTIVSGTVKDAKNNPIEGANVYLDGTYDGATTNAGGQFSFKTTETSTQTLTVSYISFETYILSSDVSTLNSLKITLREDINALDTVVLSAGTFSAGDNSKISALTSMDVVTTASALGDFVGALQTLPGTTTVAEDGRLFVRGGEAEETQIFIDGIRVFTPYTPSANNTPTRGRYSPFLFDGITFSTGGYSAEYGQALSSVLLLNTIEEPTQEKTHIGIMSLGATLSNTKKWERSSLSVNASYINLAPYQAVFKDRNEWKKPVQSVSGEAVYRYKTNNGMLKLYSAFDKSNFELIQEDINSPEGLHFKLDNSNLYLNGSYAAKLENKWKLETGFSYTHAINNIAIDANNIDATENSIHAKLKLRKSFSNRFKLNFGAEYFATNFNEAFQNETIQPLDYGFKNNISAAFTEADVIFSKKLALKAGLRAEYSELFKEATIAPRLSLAYKTGARSQVSLAYGDFYQNPNASILKFEQNLKAQQTQHYILNYQYNNDGRIFRAETYYKNYNNLVKYDTEFASFDANYNNSGNGFAKGLDLFYRDNKSIKNIDYWVSYSYLDTERDYRNYTTAAQPNFANKHNVSVVGKYWINDWKSQVGLSYAFASGRTYTNPNQDGFLNAKTKSYNSLSLNWAYLLSPQKILYFSVNNALGFNNVNGYQYANTPDINNNFARRALKPAADQFFFVGFFWTISENGTDNQLDNL, from the coding sequence ATGAAGTCTCTTATCGCAATTTTAATTACACTAATAAGCTTTCAATTCTCAGCGCAAACAATTGTAAGCGGAACAGTTAAAGACGCTAAAAACAATCCCATTGAAGGCGCCAACGTATATCTCGATGGTACTTACGATGGAGCAACTACAAATGCAGGAGGTCAATTCAGTTTTAAAACCACCGAAACAAGCACACAAACGCTAACCGTTTCTTATATTTCTTTCGAGACTTATATACTCTCAAGCGATGTTTCTACTTTAAACAGCTTAAAAATAACCTTAAGAGAAGATATAAACGCGTTAGATACCGTTGTATTATCTGCAGGAACATTTTCGGCAGGCGATAATAGTAAAATCTCTGCTTTAACCTCTATGGATGTGGTAACCACAGCAAGTGCACTTGGCGATTTTGTTGGCGCATTACAAACATTACCAGGTACAACAACGGTTGCCGAAGATGGTAGACTGTTTGTTCGTGGAGGAGAAGCAGAGGAAACTCAAATATTTATAGATGGTATTCGCGTGTTTACACCTTATACACCTTCTGCAAACAATACACCAACTCGCGGACGTTATTCACCATTTTTATTTGATGGTATCACCTTTTCAACTGGTGGTTATAGTGCAGAATATGGTCAAGCTTTATCAAGCGTATTGTTATTAAATACTATAGAAGAACCAACTCAGGAGAAAACGCATATTGGTATTATGTCGCTTGGTGCAACACTTAGTAATACTAAAAAGTGGGAGCGAAGCTCGCTAAGTGTTAATGCATCGTATATTAATTTAGCACCTTATCAAGCTGTTTTTAAAGATAGAAACGAATGGAAAAAACCGGTTCAAAGTGTTTCTGGAGAAGCTGTTTACAGGTATAAAACTAATAACGGAATGTTGAAACTCTATTCGGCTTTCGATAAAAGTAATTTCGAACTTATTCAAGAAGATATAAACAGTCCAGAAGGTTTACATTTTAAACTTGATAACTCTAACCTTTACCTTAACGGTTCTTACGCTGCAAAACTAGAAAACAAATGGAAATTAGAAACAGGTTTTAGTTACACTCATGCTATAAACAATATAGCAATAGACGCTAATAACATCGATGCTACCGAAAACTCAATCCATGCAAAACTAAAACTACGTAAAAGCTTTAGCAACCGCTTTAAATTAAACTTTGGAGCAGAATATTTTGCAACTAATTTTAACGAAGCGTTCCAGAATGAAACTATACAACCTCTAGATTACGGATTTAAAAACAACATCTCTGCTGCTTTTACAGAAGCCGATGTTATTTTCTCTAAAAAACTAGCCTTAAAAGCAGGCTTGCGTGCAGAATATAGCGAACTGTTTAAAGAAGCGACTATTGCACCAAGATTATCTTTAGCCTATAAAACAGGAGCTAGAAGCCAAGTGTCTTTAGCGTATGGCGATTTTTACCAAAACCCAAACGCTAGCATTTTAAAGTTCGAGCAAAACCTAAAAGCACAGCAAACACAACATTATATTTTAAATTACCAATACAATAACGATGGCAGAATTTTTAGAGCCGAAACCTATTACAAAAATTATAACAACCTAGTTAAGTACGATACCGAGTTTGCTAGTTTTGATGCTAATTATAACAACTCTGGTAACGGATTTGCCAAAGGTTTAGATCTCTTTTATCGCGATAATAAAAGCATAAAAAATATAGACTATTGGGTAAGCTACTCTTATTTAGATACAGAGCGCGATTATAGAAACTACACCACAGCAGCACAACCTAATTTTGCAAACAAGCACAATGTGTCTGTAGTTGGAAAATATTGGATTAACGATTGGAAAAGCCAAGTAGGTTTAAGCTATGCTTTTGCTTCTGGTAGAACGTACACTAACCCAAACCAAGATGGTTTTTTAAATGCAAAAACCAAAAGTTACAATAGTTTAAGTCTTAATTGGGCTTATTTATTAAGCCCACAGAAAATTCTATATTTCTCTGTAAACAATGCCTTAGGCTTTAATAATGTAAACGGTTACCAATATGCAAACACGCCAGACATAAATAATAATTTTGCTAGACGTGCTTTAAAACCTGCTGCAGATCAATTCTTTTTTGTTGGTTTCTTTTGGACTATTAGCGAGAATGGAACTGATAACCAGTTGGATAATTTGTAA
- a CDS encoding STAS-like domain-containing protein — protein sequence MIIKLEKFGPIISDKKLGDTISKLIEKSLESNKAIEIDFQNVISMATFCAKQIFGKLYIEKGAEFFFEKIKMSNVNDDLKIIIKMGIQSAIEEK from the coding sequence ATGATAATTAAATTAGAAAAATTTGGACCAATAATTAGTGATAAAAAACTAGGTGATACTATTTCTAAACTTATAGAGAAATCACTAGAGTCTAACAAAGCGATTGAAATCGACTTTCAGAACGTCATTAGTATGGCAACATTTTGTGCAAAACAAATATTCGGGAAATTATATATAGAAAAAGGAGCTGAATTCTTTTTTGAAAAGATAAAAATGTCCAATGTAAATGATGACTTAAAAATCATTATTAAAATGGGAATACAAAGTGCAATTGAAGAAAAATAA
- a CDS encoding ATP-binding protein → MPKNLGVNSINLVLTEFKDVFNYNEQRLTGYVLDLSKIRKINVLGMLIVYKIIEYSVEKKCFQNPEIHYEELMEDKWAEFEFIPILNSYIKEVDSSQSFKNLKIQLTDKFILAPQPLLRNSDFTDKYLKNKFLPKIKQYYQGRDKVISMVFTCFSEILLNFWEHAVDDTKSIMIADGNKNYMEIACSDTGNGIISTLKKNPKYNGFSNTELISKCVNKNVTSKENTYHMGFGLWIIDQIVKEVKGRFHLFSEGVHYSNEYGKVKIKNTGFWQGTIVYIALPLNNAKSLCDIDRFKTKAMDNIKIDFL, encoded by the coding sequence ATGCCTAAGAATTTAGGTGTAAATTCAATTAATTTGGTGTTAACTGAATTTAAAGATGTGTTTAATTATAATGAACAAAGACTTACGGGATATGTATTAGATTTGTCTAAAATTAGAAAGATAAATGTTCTTGGTATGCTAATTGTGTACAAAATAATAGAATATTCAGTTGAAAAAAAATGTTTCCAAAACCCTGAAATTCATTATGAAGAATTGATGGAGGACAAGTGGGCTGAATTTGAATTTATTCCTATATTAAACTCCTATATTAAAGAAGTAGATTCTTCTCAAAGTTTTAAAAATTTAAAAATACAACTAACAGATAAATTCATCTTAGCTCCACAACCTTTATTAAGAAATTCAGATTTTACTGATAAGTATTTGAAAAATAAATTTCTACCTAAAATAAAACAGTATTATCAAGGTCGTGATAAGGTTATATCAATGGTATTTACATGCTTTAGTGAAATACTGCTTAATTTTTGGGAACATGCAGTAGATGACACCAAATCTATTATGATTGCTGATGGTAATAAAAATTATATGGAGATTGCTTGTTCTGATACAGGTAACGGAATAATATCAACTCTAAAGAAAAACCCAAAATATAACGGTTTTTCAAATACTGAGTTAATTTCAAAATGTGTAAATAAAAATGTAACATCAAAGGAAAACACATATCATATGGGCTTTGGGTTATGGATAATTGATCAGATAGTTAAAGAAGTGAAAGGTAGATTTCATTTATTTTCTGAAGGAGTTCATTACTCAAATGAATATGGAAAAGTGAAAATTAAAAATACAGGATTTTGGCAAGGAACAATTGTTTACATTGCCTTACCTCTAAATAATGCTAAATCTCTCTGCGATATTGATAGATTTAAAACAAAAGCAATGGATAATATTAAAATAGATTTCTTATGA
- a CDS encoding tRNA-uridine aminocarboxypropyltransferase, whose amino-acid sequence MQVEVNNPRLNCYKCMRPSSTCICKHISPFHTKTRFIILMHPKEYKKEKNGTGHITNLQLENSEIIVGVDFTNNNRVNKILSNKKKCSFLLYPGKDNFNLSLRKSSEINSFMGNNPHIFIIDGTWPCARKMLKLSKNLQKLKRVSFDNKIKSKFIIKQQPKSLCLSTIESVYTVLNLLNEGDLEQCETKGFLIPFEKMIEYQLEYILNPNSKNYCSTASTEIMPKNMYKKNTVRNVIFEQE is encoded by the coding sequence TTGCAAGTAGAAGTAAACAATCCAAGACTCAATTGTTACAAATGCATGAGACCCTCAAGCACATGCATTTGCAAACACATTAGCCCTTTCCATACTAAAACTCGTTTTATTATTCTTATGCACCCAAAGGAGTACAAAAAAGAAAAAAACGGAACAGGACATATAACGAATCTTCAACTTGAAAATTCAGAAATTATAGTTGGTGTCGATTTTACCAATAATAATCGTGTAAATAAAATACTGTCTAATAAAAAAAAATGTTCTTTCTTACTTTATCCAGGAAAAGATAATTTCAACTTATCGCTAAGAAAAAGTTCCGAAATAAATTCTTTCATGGGTAATAATCCACACATCTTCATTATTGATGGTACATGGCCTTGCGCTCGTAAAATGCTTAAACTAAGTAAGAACTTGCAAAAACTAAAAAGAGTGAGTTTTGATAATAAAATAAAATCAAAATTTATTATCAAGCAGCAGCCAAAATCTCTTTGTCTTAGCACTATTGAGTCTGTCTATACTGTCTTAAATTTACTTAATGAAGGTGACTTAGAACAATGCGAAACGAAGGGCTTCCTTATTCCTTTTGAAAAAATGATTGAGTATCAACTCGAATATATTTTAAACCCAAATAGTAAAAACTATTGTTCAACTGCGAGCACAGAGATTATGCCTAAGAACATGTATAAAAAAAACACGGTAAGAAATGTTATTTTTGAACAAGAATAG
- a CDS encoding outer membrane beta-barrel protein — protein sequence MKQRILLIFMIGFLTKIYSQDKKINFELSVGPTLSVPKTSELTNTNVDGSPEIKSSINIGAFILPSVNYSLNEKSSLDFGIGFYLDRFSIEDKIGAVTNKGNRSISQIQTPINFNFQFSQDKSYQFGIGGFASFLISAKEKGETITDFSQIDIIDPNDPTFNNNSTVNYDNNIKDNYNSVSFGAFIQLKKSISFSSDKKGFILIRINQYFNSIKNNDSDSDLSQYIDFKNEKEPTTVNLGIGIIL from the coding sequence ATGAAACAAAGAATTTTACTAATTTTTATGATTGGTTTTTTAACCAAAATTTATTCACAAGACAAAAAAATTAATTTTGAATTATCTGTTGGACCGACATTATCAGTTCCAAAAACAAGTGAATTAACTAATACTAATGTTGACGGAAGTCCTGAAATTAAATCCTCAATAAACATAGGAGCATTTATTTTACCAAGTGTAAACTATTCACTTAATGAGAAATCATCTCTTGACTTTGGAATCGGATTTTATCTGGATAGATTTTCTATTGAAGATAAAATAGGAGCAGTTACGAATAAAGGAAATCGAAGTATTAGTCAAATTCAGACACCAATAAATTTTAACTTTCAATTTAGTCAAGATAAATCTTATCAATTTGGAATTGGAGGATTTGCGAGTTTTTTAATATCTGCGAAAGAAAAAGGAGAAACTATAACTGATTTTTCACAAATTGATATAATTGACCCAAACGACCCTACATTCAATAACAATTCAACTGTCAATTATGATAATAATATTAAGGATAATTATAATTCAGTTAGTTTTGGAGCATTTATTCAATTAAAGAAAAGTATTTCCTTTTCATCAGACAAAAAAGGGTTTATACTTATAAGAATTAATCAATATTTTAATTCTATAAAAAACAACGATTCCGATTCTGATTTGAGCCAATATATTGACTTTAAAAATGAAAAAGAACCGACAACAGTAAATTTAGGAATTGGAATAATCTTATAA
- a CDS encoding 2TM domain-containing protein yields the protein MINFVKQFGKAFGIGIIVFLIICVFRHINGDTINLDKYLLEYFIHNQAYSVVLYLVNAYTLSYLTDRLGNKLFEFKNLVIAIILSIGVSILSVFCIRYFTQVIIYNSTFNDFLKTETLSNYQFALSISIFITVIFYSIYYYKSKQDRKVKEQKVIAGTASAKFDALKNQLDPHFLFNSLNVLTSLIEENPDNAQKFTTSLSKVYRYVLEQKNKDLITVDEELKFAKTYMSLLKMRFEDSIIFDIPEQVSNPESKVVPLSLQLLLENAVKHNVVTTSKPLHIKIYESDGDLIVENNLQTKQVIKKSSGVGLNNITQRYQLLTNRKVSIVEDKTHFTVAIPMLTKQVKVMRQIPEKQFDDRYVRARKRVEEQKEFYYNLISYCTVIPFLIFINYYTFWGFKWFLFPMFGWGLGLSIHAYKVFVNDGVLGRNWEQRKIEKFMKEEEDKRYS from the coding sequence ATGATTAATTTTGTTAAGCAGTTTGGTAAAGCGTTTGGAATTGGTATTATAGTCTTTCTTATTATATGTGTTTTTAGGCATATTAATGGAGATACAATTAATTTAGATAAATATTTACTAGAGTATTTTATACATAACCAAGCGTACTCTGTTGTTTTGTATTTGGTAAACGCTTACACTTTAAGTTATTTAACCGATAGATTGGGGAATAAACTTTTCGAGTTTAAAAACCTTGTTATAGCAATAATATTGTCTATTGGAGTTTCAATTTTATCAGTCTTTTGCATTCGTTATTTTACACAAGTAATAATTTACAATAGTACTTTTAACGATTTTTTAAAAACCGAAACACTAAGTAATTATCAATTTGCATTAAGTATTTCAATTTTTATTACCGTAATTTTTTATAGTATTTATTATTACAAAAGTAAACAAGACCGAAAAGTTAAAGAACAAAAAGTAATTGCAGGAACAGCAAGCGCAAAGTTCGATGCTTTAAAGAACCAGTTAGATCCTCATTTTCTATTTAATAGTTTAAATGTATTAACCAGTTTAATAGAAGAGAATCCAGATAATGCACAAAAATTTACAACCAGCTTGTCTAAAGTATATCGCTATGTTTTAGAACAAAAAAACAAAGATTTAATAACAGTTGACGAGGAACTAAAATTTGCAAAAACTTATATGTCGCTTCTAAAAATGAGGTTCGAGGACAGTATTATTTTCGATATTCCAGAGCAAGTCTCGAATCCAGAAAGTAAAGTAGTGCCATTATCTTTACAACTACTTTTAGAAAATGCAGTAAAGCATAATGTGGTAACAACAAGCAAGCCATTACATATTAAAATTTACGAAAGTGATGGTGACCTAATTGTAGAAAACAATCTACAAACCAAACAAGTAATTAAAAAGAGTAGTGGAGTAGGTTTAAATAATATTACGCAACGCTACCAATTATTAACAAACAGAAAAGTAAGTATTGTAGAAGATAAAACCCACTTTACAGTTGCAATACCAATGCTTACCAAACAAGTAAAAGTAATGAGACAGATACCAGAGAAACAATTCGACGATAGATATGTAAGAGCACGTAAACGCGTAGAGGAACAAAAAGAATTTTATTATAATTTAATATCTTATTGTACAGTTATTCCGTTTTTAATATTTATTAATTATTATACTTTTTGGGGTTTTAAATGGTTTTTATTTCCAATGTTTGGTTGGGGATTAGGCTTAAGTATTCATGCTTACAAAGTGTTTGTAAACGATGGTGTTTTAGGACGCAATTGGGAACAACGTAAAATTGAAAAATTTATGAAAGAGGAAGAAGATAAACGTTATAGCTAA
- a CDS encoding 2TM domain-containing protein, with product MKNNIEPYSSRDTERNYEREEAYLRAKKRVKKIVGFYWHLASYVVINAFILYMISQNLNGTKFWSFNVFSTIIFWGIGLFFHFMGVFGPNLIFGKAWQERKIEKYMEEENKKWE from the coding sequence ATGAAAAATAATATAGAACCATACAGTAGTAGAGACACAGAGCGTAATTACGAGCGCGAAGAAGCCTATTTAAGAGCTAAGAAAAGAGTAAAAAAAATCGTAGGTTTCTACTGGCATTTGGCTTCGTATGTAGTAATTAATGCTTTTATTCTATATATGATTTCGCAAAACCTAAACGGAACTAAATTTTGGAGCTTTAATGTGTTTTCAACAATAATTTTTTGGGGCATTGGTTTGTTTTTTCATTTTATGGGTGTTTTTGGTCCAAACTTAATATTTGGTAAAGCTTGGCAAGAACGTAAAATTGAAAAGTATATGGAAGAAGAAAATAAAAAATGGGAATAA
- a CDS encoding 2TM domain-containing protein — protein sequence MGTNKIDQQRLDRARQRVKKIKGFYTHLLFYVVINLIVVFQNIEYLEPGESYFQAHNFITFALWGIVIIIHALTVFLPNFILGSNWEERKIKEIMEKDKHIWK from the coding sequence ATGGGCACAAATAAAATAGACCAACAACGTTTGGATCGTGCAAGGCAACGTGTTAAAAAGATAAAAGGTTTTTACACACATTTACTTTTTTATGTAGTAATAAATTTAATAGTTGTTTTTCAAAACATAGAATACCTAGAACCTGGAGAAAGCTATTTTCAAGCCCATAATTTTATAACCTTTGCACTTTGGGGCATTGTAATTATTATACACGCGCTCACTGTTTTTCTACCAAACTTTATTTTAGGAAGCAATTGGGAAGAACGAAAAATTAAAGAAATTATGGAAAAAGACAAACACATTTGGAAATAG
- a CDS encoding LytTR family DNA-binding domain-containing protein, whose amino-acid sequence MNVIIIEDEKPSARRLQRMLKTLDIQAETMLHSVEESIEWFQNNEHPDLIFLDIQLSDGLSFEIFDAIEITSAIIFTTAYDEYALQAFKLNSIDYLLKPIDDEELETAVSKFKTRMPKKQSVTLDFNEIKKLLVNPIEREYKKRFSVKVGQYLKLVNIDDIECFYSENKGTYLHTSQGRNYLLDTTLDGLEDELAPEQFFRINRKFFVNIQAIKDMVSYTNSRLQIKLNNYNEQDVIVARERVKDFKNWLE is encoded by the coding sequence ATGAACGTAATAATTATAGAAGACGAGAAACCATCTGCAAGACGTTTACAACGTATGCTTAAAACTCTAGATATTCAAGCAGAAACAATGTTACACTCGGTAGAAGAGTCTATAGAATGGTTTCAAAATAACGAGCATCCAGATCTTATTTTCTTAGATATTCAATTAAGCGATGGCCTTTCTTTCGAGATTTTCGATGCTATCGAAATTACTTCGGCTATAATATTTACAACCGCTTACGATGAGTACGCACTTCAAGCTTTTAAGTTAAACAGTATCGATTATCTATTAAAACCAATAGACGATGAGGAATTAGAAACTGCGGTTTCAAAATTTAAAACACGAATGCCAAAAAAGCAAAGTGTAACGCTAGATTTTAACGAGATAAAAAAACTACTAGTAAACCCGATAGAACGCGAGTATAAAAAACGCTTTTCGGTAAAGGTTGGTCAGTATTTAAAATTGGTGAATATTGATGATATCGAATGTTTTTATAGCGAAAACAAAGGCACATATTTACATACTTCACAAGGTAGAAATTACCTTTTAGATACCACACTAGACGGTTTGGAAGACGAATTGGCTCCAGAGCAATTTTTTAGAATAAACAGAAAATTCTTTGTTAACATTCAGGCAATCAAAGATATGGTGAGTTATACCAATTCGCGTTTACAAATAAAACTGAATAACTACAACGAGCAAGATGTAATTGTAGCTCGTGAACGTGTTAAGGATTTTAAAAACTGGTTAGAGTAA
- a CDS encoding Fic family protein has product METLDTTYREDLKETFIRLEEKVQYLKKLRPFPNTALLGIREALLIEWTYNSNSIEGNTLNLRETKMILQEGVTIKGKSLREHFEAKNHEHAINYLYTLVKPDYVLSSKDIMSLHALVLRTIEDDFAGRLRNAGVRISGANFVPPNARKVHQLLNELVDFVNENPLQLNSIELATVFHHRFVHIHPFFDGNGRTVRLVMNLLLMREGFPPAIILKNDRNKYYAALNQANKGNYAKLMLLMAQALERTTNIYLTALPEHDKDYQIISDIVKEPDVAYSQEYVSLLARQGKIDAHKEGRNWYTTKEAINNYIANRERKR; this is encoded by the coding sequence GTGGAAACATTGGATACAACATATAGAGAAGATTTAAAAGAAACGTTTATACGTCTGGAAGAGAAGGTGCAGTATCTTAAAAAACTGAGACCTTTTCCTAATACAGCTTTATTAGGTATTCGAGAAGCTTTACTAATAGAATGGACTTATAATTCTAATAGTATAGAAGGTAATACGCTTAATCTTCGCGAGACTAAAATGATTTTACAAGAAGGCGTTACTATTAAGGGTAAATCGCTTCGCGAGCATTTTGAAGCAAAAAACCACGAGCATGCCATAAACTATTTATATACTTTAGTTAAACCAGATTATGTTTTAAGTAGTAAAGATATAATGTCTTTGCATGCTTTAGTTCTTAGAACCATAGAAGATGACTTTGCAGGACGATTGCGTAATGCAGGTGTTCGTATAAGTGGTGCTAATTTTGTGCCACCAAATGCGCGTAAAGTGCATCAATTACTTAACGAGTTGGTAGACTTTGTAAACGAGAATCCTTTACAATTAAATAGTATAGAGTTGGCTACAGTATTTCATCATAGGTTTGTACATATTCATCCATTTTTCGATGGTAATGGTCGTACAGTTCGTTTGGTCATGAACTTGTTATTAATGCGTGAAGGTTTTCCGCCAGCTATTATTTTAAAAAATGATAGAAATAAATATTATGCAGCTTTAAATCAAGCCAATAAAGGTAACTACGCAAAATTAATGTTACTAATGGCTCAAGCTTTAGAACGTACAACAAATATTTATTTAACTGCATTGCCAGAGCATGATAAAGACTATCAAATAATAAGCGATATTGTTAAAGAGCCTGATGTAGCTTACAGTCAAGAATATGTTAGCTTATTGGCTAGACAAGGAAAAATAGATGCACATAAAGAAGGTAGAAATTGGTATACAACCAAAGAAGCCATAAATAATTATATTGCTAATAGAGAGCGTAAACGTTAA